The Nicotiana tabacum cultivar K326 chromosome 1, ASM71507v2, whole genome shotgun sequence genome segment CCCCATCTTAGACTTGGAGGCCTTTGTGGTATGACCATACCTTTACTTTGAACGTCGTCTTCAGATGGTTTTGTAGCTTGGTCGCGGCCATAGAGTGGAATCAAGGTTTTTTGTGAAACTTCAGCCTTGCAAACAGGGCATTGAGGCTGTTGGTGATCCGAATTTTCTGAAGGGATGCTCTGGAATTGAATCCACTTGTAAATGCAAGGCCAGCAATAGAGGTGACCACAAAATGTAACAACGGGATCATGCACACAATCCAGGCATATATTACAATCAAAACCACCAGAGCGATTGTCTTCGAGGTCATCATCACACGTCGTCTTCCACTTCTCTAAGGGAGTACTACGCTCGTCAAAAGTTGTCTCTGTTATTTGCTCTTGGAAATGAAGATCTAGGGCCATATCCTGCTTTTCGATGTAATGTTATTGATTGCTATTAGCGCCTGTAGAAACATATTCCGAGAGAGAAAAGGATTAGAATTTCAGGATCTCGATACAGCCAGAACAAACAAAAATATGTGGAAATTATTTAGACATAACTAATATGGAGATTTGCAAACACTGACACTGAAACATAAAAGTAAATATTTCACTTTGTCCTTCTAAAGGTTGGTTCTCAAAATATTCAAAGGAGTAAGGCAAAGGTCCAAGTATGATGTTTGATTTACTAGTAAGAGTATAAAGATCTCTATGAAAGAAGTAAACTTTGCAATTTATATTACTTAAGCTCCattttggccataaaattcaggagcttttcttcaaattttgtttttaaatgtcTGTTTGTTTATAGATTGTAACCATTTTTTTTGAcagattttgaaaataaaatcttaaaatcccaaaaacaactctagagtagtttttgaagttttctacccacaaaacttcaaattcctttcatgtccaaacacaatttcaactttcaaCAATCATTTTTCATCTCTATCTTCAAATTTCAACTAATTTAAGTTTATATCTTCCTATCTACCTTCTCTCCTCCCCCCCCCAATCCCAACCAAAGcaaagaaaaatctatttttccAGGCAATTTTTGGGGATTAATAAGGTCATAAGACATAACTCTACCAGGTCAAATCCAGAGCTGTAAATGCAATAGATATATCCAAATCTTTCCCAGCTAAAACTTAAAGTAGCGTTCAGATATTATTATTTTGTAAACCACTGGCCTAATTTCTATCCAAATTAAATTAAAACTCTTGAATCTTTTTtctagataaaaagaaaaaaaaagtttgcCACACAACAAATCCAAACCACAAAAAGCTGTAACCTTATCAAtcaaatataaatgaaaaaatagacataaagaaggaaagaaaataaataccTGAATATATTTATATCAAGAATATTGTCCTTTGTATTATTATGCTGACTGAGTTAAAGCTAAAAAAAATGGAGGTTTTTAGATGGAGAAAGCAAGTAGTGAAGATAGAATGAAGGGGTTTTGGGTTTGGCTCTATATTTATAATGTGCTTTACAAAGACGCGCCTATAGATACAAGTGGAACTGTATGTATAGGAAATTTATTAGCGCGTGGAGTAATATAAAATCTTCGTACCTATTTTAGTACTCATTTTACTTGTCAACTTCTTCTGGATAATATCTCAATAGGGCCGGGTTTTTTGGCCTTCGCCTATTGACGTGGCGCTGACGGAGGATGAGGattactcttttttctttttatttggatTTTTCCACTTTCTGTTGCTCTTTTTGGCTTTTAACAAATACCTTTAGTTTAGTATTTATTGAATTTTCTTATAAATGGAAAAAAGTACTAAACTTTTTCCCtactttttcatttttcagattTATTCCTGTCTTTATTTACATTCAAATAATAACTAAATACTCAATTCAAGGTAAAGGGAGTGTATAAATTAAACTCTTTTTGGTTTATTGAATAACATTTTTCTCATAAAATAATGTAATTTTTAGTTTGTTAAAAAAAACACATCTTTTTATATTTAAAGATGTTGCAATAAGTTACTCTCTCTGATCCACTATAATTAATTTTTTGACTGTTTTCACAAGTATTATTCCTCCTGATAATTATTAGATAATATTAAGTCAATTTATCGGTCTTTTTCAcccaattttttttattcttttaggTTTTTATTTATTCATTACCTTTTGCTGTTGATGGACCCCATCCTTTCGTTTTCTTTTCACACTTGCAGACCTATTGGCAGTTTCTTAATCCTGAGTACACCATCCTCTAGCTCTATATATAATAATgctattaattaaaataataagcaAGTCATTATCTGCTTTATACTTGTAATCAATACTGCAATTAGTACTTTACGCGTTCTTGCAATTAAATAATACCTCGAGTCAAATTGCAACTTCC includes the following:
- the LOC107800076 gene encoding LOW QUALITY PROTEIN: E3 ubiquitin-protein ligase RMA1H1 (The sequence of the model RefSeq protein was modified relative to this genomic sequence to represent the inferred CDS: deleted 1 base in 1 codon), which codes for MALDLHFQEQITETTFDERSTPLEKWKTTCDDDLEDNRSGGFDCNICLDCVHDPVVTFCGHLYCWPCIYKWIQFQSIPSENSDHQQPQCPVCKAEVSQKTLIPLYGRDQATKPSEDDVQSKGMVIPQRPPSLRWGGHTLMSTTDSHPFQQLHHRSQQSQTHQSYPAIPDGTTMNVVHPMIEEMVYARVFANASPTLYSYPNSYHQAGSSSLRMRGNYYLLINHLAECIFSSSVA